A single Euzebyales bacterium DNA region contains:
- a CDS encoding DUF4031 domain-containing protein, giving the protein MILIDPPVWRWRGQRWSHLASDTAYDELHDFAARLGLRRDWFQGDHYDLPEHLWDDAVALGATPIDSRDLVRRLRTAGLRRRRRDRPDSP; this is encoded by the coding sequence GTGATCCTCATCGACCCGCCGGTGTGGCGGTGGCGCGGTCAACGCTGGTCGCACCTGGCCAGCGACACCGCGTACGACGAGCTCCACGACTTCGCGGCCCGGCTCGGCCTGCGCCGCGACTGGTTCCAGGGCGACCACTACGACCTACCCGAGCACCTGTGGGACGACGCCGTCGCGCTCGGCGCCACTCCGATCGACAGCCGTGACCTTGTGCGCCGGCTCCGTACCGCCGGCCTGCGCCGCCGACGTCGCGACCGCCCCGACTCACCCTGA